From a region of the Hippopotamus amphibius kiboko isolate mHipAmp2 chromosome 3, mHipAmp2.hap2, whole genome shotgun sequence genome:
- the LOC130848487 gene encoding 60S ribosomal protein L22-like 1: protein MALGGCVGNRSAPCQSGGRVAKKDKKPKKSTWKFNLDLTRPVEDGIFDSGNFEQFLREKVKVNGKTGNLGNVVHIERFKNKITVVSEKQFSKRYLKYLTKKYLKKNSLRDWLRVVASDKEIYELRYFQISQDDDGSESED from the exons ATGGCGCTGGGAGGCTGTGTGGGTAATCGTTCAGCCCCTTGCCAGAGCGGAGGGAGAGTCGCG aagaaagacaagaagCCTAAGAAGTCAACCTGGAAGTTTAATTTGGACCTTACTCGTCCAGTAGAAGATGGAATTTTTGATTCTGGAAATTTTGAACAGTTTCTACGGGAGAAGGTTAAAGTGaatggaaaaactggaaatcTTGGGAATGTCGTTCACATTGAACGCTTCAAGAATAAAATCACAGTTGTTTCTGAGAAACAGTTCTCTAAAAGGTATTTGAAATACCTTACCAAGAAATACCTCAAAAAGAACAGTCTTCGTGATTGGCTGCGTGTGGTTGCATCTGACAAGGAGATTTATGAACTTCGTTACTTCCAGATTAGTCAAGACGATGATGGATCTGAGTCTGAGGACTAG